From one Trifolium pratense cultivar HEN17-A07 linkage group LG1, ARS_RC_1.1, whole genome shotgun sequence genomic stretch:
- the LOC123902238 gene encoding transcription factor FAMA, which translates to MEKDNDYTTPGFNTLDYTQDQQQYEQLMKYRVGETSGENNGMVVDNYMPQTQTAGGFYGANNSFDKMSFADVMQFAALNREESDPVYFMKFPVLNNKMENENLIFSGGDGIGENESRDDRQQDQYEEINRVSEENNNVSVQVVQENNKKRKRPRSVKTSEEVESQRMTHIAVERNRRKQMNEHLRVLRSLMPGSYVQRGDQASIIGGAIEFVRELEQLLQCLESQKRRRLLGEAQSKQVEDSAPFFPATNLPTNDQMKLVEIETGLEEETAESKSCLADVEVKLLGFDAMIKILSKRRPGQLIKIIAALEDMQLIILHTNITTIEQTVLYSFNVKVASDTRFTAEDIASSVQQILSFIHANTTTM; encoded by the exons ATGGAGAAAGATAACGACTATACG ACACCAGGTTTCAACACACTTGACTACACACAAGATCAACAACAATATGAACAACTTATGAAGTATCGAGTTGGCGAAACTTCGGGCGAAAACAACGGGATGGTGGTGGATAATTACATGCCTCAAACACAAACTGCTGGAGGTTTTTATGGTGCAAATAATTCTTTTGATAAAATGAGTTTTGCAGATGTGATGCAGTTTGCAGCTTTAAACCGGGAAGAATCTGATCCGGTATATTTCATGAAGTTTCCTGTCTTGAACAACAAGATGGAAAATGAAAACTTGATTTTTAGTGGTGGTGATGGGATAGGAGAAAATGAATCAAGAGATGATCGTCAACAAGATCAGTACGAAGAAATAAATCGAGTTTCTGAGGAGAACAACAACGTTTCGGTGCAAGTAGTACAAGAGAACAATAAGAAGAGGAAGAGACCAAGAAGTGTTAAGACAAGTGAAGAAGTTGAGAGTCAAAGAATGACTCACATCGCAGTTGAAAGGAATCGAAGGAAGCAAATGAATGAGCATCTTCGTGTCCTTAGATCTCTCATGCCTGGTTCATACGTCCAAAGG GGTGATCAAGCTTCAATAATTGGGGGAGCAATAGAGTTTGTGAGGGAATTGGAACAACTTCTTCAATGTTTAGAATCACAAAAGAGAAGGAGATTACTAGGAGAAGCACAATCAAAACAAGTTGAGGATTCAGCTCCATTTTTTCCAGCAACTAATTTACCAACAAATGATCAGATGAAGCTAGTTGAGATAGAAACTGGACTAGAAGAAGAAACAGCAGAGAGTAAGTCATGTTTGGCTGATGTAGAAGTGAAACTTCTTGGATTTGATGCAATGATTAAAATCCTATCAAAGAGAAGGCCAGGACAGTTGATCAAGATCATTGCTGCTCTTGAAGATATGCAGCTTATTATCCTTCACACCAACATCACCACCATTGAACAAACGGTTCTTTATTCATTCAATGTTAAG GTAGCTAGTGATACAAGGTTCACAGCAGAAGATATAGCAAGCTCCGTTCAGCAGATACTAAGTTTTATTCATGCAAACACCACCACCAtgtga
- the LOC123902236 gene encoding chromatin-remodeling ATPase INO80-like → MDHNNNSNHSLSYSTLFNLQSLVNFQLPQHDDEFDYYGNSSQDEEESRDSRRGGGGAIGNHSNGNMDSKDVNLSKKKRVRSQNSDDEDKGSFYRAYVTEEQYRSMLGDHAHKYKRRSKDTTSSHAQNQGAVPHVKSNNNGLKAHKLGNDNRGGLHAAETLSEWLYNSNSQKHGNYRNADLVQRNGTDRVMYEPSILEIGDGITYKIPPIYDKLATTLNLPSFSDIHVDEFYLKGTLDLGSLAAMMAADKRLGNKIRAGMGEPLFQYQSLQERIKAMSASNSPQKFSLNVSDIGLNSSIPEGAAGSIKRSILSEGGVLQVYYVKVLEKGDTYEIIERSLPKKQKVKKDPASIEKEEMDRIGKIWVNIVRRDIPKHHRNFTTLHRKQLIDAKRCSEYCQREVRLKISRSLKWNRGASIRTRKLARDMLLFWKRIDKEMAEVRKREEKEAAEALRREQELREAKRQQQRLNFLIQQTELYSHFMQNKSDLLSSEALPMAEEKTNDQDAPFISSDAGPNEEEDPEEAELKKEALKAAQEAVFKQKKLTNAFDSECLRLRQVGEADPLTQEVAGASNIDLQTPSTMPVASTVQTPELFKGCLKEYQLKGLQWLVNCYEQGLNGILADEMGLGKTIQAMVFLAHLAEEKNIWGPFLVVAPASVLNNWNEELERFCPGLKRLPYWGGLSERTVLRKSINPKDLYRREAKFHVLITSYQLLVSDEKYFRRVKWQYMVLDEAQAIKSANSIRWKTLLSFNCRNRLLLTGTPIQNNMAELWALLHFIMPTLFDSHEQFNEWFSKGIENHAEHGGTLNEHQLNRLHSILKPFMLRRVKKDVVSELTQKTEVMVHCKLSSRQQAFYQAIKNKISLAELFDSNRGQLNEKKILNLMNIVIQLRKVCNHPELFERNEGNTYFYFGEIPSSLPPPPFGELEDVYYAGGLNPISFQIPKLVYQDIMQSSETLSSAVGRGVSRETFQKHFNIFEPENVHRSIFSEETNVESGNFGFTHLMDLSPQEVAFLATGSFMERLLFSMMKWEKNVFDEVGDFLTEYIVDDPECNFLEKGKVRAVTRMLLLPSRSETKFLQKRFATGPSHAPFEGLVVLHQDRLLSNARLLHSAYTYIPPTRAPPIDAHCSDRNFSYKKIEELHDPWVKRFFVGFARTSECNGPRKPNHHHHHYLIQEIDSELPVSQPALQLTHSIFGSTPPMRNFDPAKLLTDSGKLQTLDILLKRLRAGNHRVLLFAQMTKMLNILEDYMNYRKYKYFRLDGSSTIQDRRDMVKDFQQRSDIFVFLLSTRAGGLGINLTAADTVIFYESDWNPTLDLQAMDRAHRLGQTRDVTVYRLICKETVEEKILLRASQKSTVQNLVMTGGSVGGDLLAPEDVVSLLLDDVQLQQKFKEIPLQVKDRQKRKQSMKGIRVSEDGDASLEDLTNSVAQNIADNDAFVEPDGIKSSNKKRKATSDKQTSRSKNSKKMSELGNMPINEPDDVHLNNDSAGQKPKRPKRTKKNVNEKHEEVFIGTATILPEQTQFPPSQDFSFGGSKAETVQDS, encoded by the exons ATGGATCATAATAACAATTCCAATCACTCCCTTTCCTACTCCACTCTTTTCAATCTCCAG TCTTTGGTGAATTTTCAACTTCCACAACATGATGATGAATTTGATTATTACGGGAATAGTAGTCAGGATGAAGAAGAAAGCAGAGATAGTCGTCGAG GTGGTGGGGGGGCAATTGGAAATCACAGTAATGGGAATATGGATTCAAAGGATGTGAATTTGTCGAAGAAGAAAAGGGTGCGATCTCAAAACAGTGATGACGAGGACAAAGGAAGTTTTTACAGGGCATACGTGACAGAGGAGCAATATCGCTCAATGTTGGGTGACCATGCTCATAAATACAAGAGGAGGTCTAAGGATACTACCTCTAGTCATGCACAAAATCAGGGCGCTGTCCCGCatgttaaaagtaataataatggATTAAAAGCTCATAAGTTAGGGAATGATAACCGGGGAGGATTGCACGCTGCTGAGACTTTATCTGAATGGTTATATAATTCCAATTCTCAGAAACATGGAAACTACCGTAATGCAGATTTAGTGCAGAGAAATGGCACTGATAG GGTTATGTATGAACCTTCTATTTTAGAAATTGGGGATGGTATCACATACAAGATTCCTCCAATTTATGATAAGCTGGCTACAACGCTGAACCTTCCAAGCTTCTCAGATATCCATGTGGATGAATTTTACTTGAAGGGTACTTTGGATTTAGGGTCATTGGCTGCAATGATGGCTGCTGACAAAAGGTTAGGAAATAAAATCCGAGCAGGCATGGGGGAACCCCTATTTCAATATCAATCGCTTCAGGAACGAATAAAGGCCATGTCAGCTTCTAATTCACCTCAAAAATTTAGTCTGAATGTGTCTGATATTGGTTTGAATTCATCCATTCCGGAGGGGGCTGCTGGAAGCATAAAGCGGTCTATTTTGTCCGAGGGTGGTGTATTGCAGGTTTATTATGTAAAGGTTTTGGAAAAAGGTGACACTTACGAG ATCATTGAGCGAAGCCTACCCAAGAAGCAAAAGGTAAAGAAAGACCCTGCTTCAATTGAGAAGGAGGAAATGGATAGAATTGGAAAGATTTGGGTAAACATTGTAAGAAGAGACATACCAAAGCATCATAGGAATTTTACTACTCTTCATCGAAAGCAACTCATTGATGCCAAGAGGTGCTCAGAGTACTGTCAAAGAGAG GTTAGATTGAAAATTAGTAGATCACTTAAATGGAATAGGGGTGCTAGCATTCGCACCCGGAAACTAGCCAGAGACATGTTGCTGTTCTGGAAACGAATAGATAAGGAGATG GCCGAAGTGAGGAAAAGAGAGGAGAAAGAAGCTGCTGAAGCTTTAAGACGTGAACAGGAGCTCCGAGAAGCAAAGAGACAGCAGCAAAGGCTGAATTTTCTGATACAACAAACTGAGCTCTACAGTCACTTTATGCAGAACAAGTCAGATTTACTATCTTCGGAAGCTTTACCCATGGCAGAGGAAAAAACAAATGATCAAGATGCACCGTTCATCTCATCAGATGCTGGGCCTAACGAGGAAGAAGATCCAGAGGAGGCTGAATTGAAGAAAGAAGCTTTGAAGGCTGCTCAAGAAGCAGTCTTTAAGCAGAAAAAGTTGACTAATGCTTTTGACAGTGAATGTTTGAGGCTGCGGCAGGTGGGTGAAGCTGATCCACTTACGCAGGAAGTTGCAGGAGCGAGTAACATTGATTTGCAAACCCC ATCAACCATGCCAGTGGCTTCCACAGTTCAAACACCTGAATTATTTAAAGGTTGTCTAAAAGAATACCAGCTGAAAGGTCTTCAATGGCTAGTTAATTGTTATGAGCAG GGTTTAAATGGTATACTTGCTGATGAGATGGGACTTGGAAAGACCATACAAGCTATGGTTTTTTTAGCCCATTTAGCTGAG GAGAAAAACATATGGGGGCCTTTTCTGGTTGTTGCACCTGCTTCTGTATTGAACAATTGGAATGAGGAACTTGAGCGCTTCTGCCCTGGACTTAAAAGACTTCCGTATTGGGGAGGGCTTTCGGAGAGGACAGTACTAAGGAAAAGTATTAACCCAAAGGACCTTTATCGTAG GGAAGCTAAATTTCACGTACTCATCACAAGCTATCAGCTATTAGTATCCGATGAGAAGTATTTTCGTCGCGTGAAATGGCAGTACATGGTTTTAGACGAAGCCCAGGCAATTAAAAGTGCAAACAG TATAAGGTGGAAAACACTTCTTAGCTTTAATTGCCGGAATCGTCTACTGCTGACTGGTACACCTATTCAGAATAATATGGCAGAGCTGTGGGCTCTTCTGCATTTCATCATGCCAACTTTATTTGACAGCCACGAGCAGTTTAACGAGTGGTTCTCAAAAGG AATTGAGAACCATGCAGAGCACGGGGGTACTTTGAATGAGCACCAGCTTAATAGATTG CATTCAATTCTAAAACCTTTCATGCTAAGGCGTGTTAAAAAAGACGTAGTTTCTGAGTTGACACAAAAAACTGAGGTTATGGTGCATTGCAAGTTGAGCTCTCGGCAGCAGGCTTTCTACCAAGCAATTAAGAACAAGATATCTCTGGCTGAACTATTTGATAGTAATCGTGGGCAGCTTAACGAGAAGAAAATTCTAAATTTGATGAATATTGTTATTCAACTAAGGAAG GTTTGCAACCATCCAGAGTTGTTCGAAAGGAATGAGGGAAACACATATTTTTACTTTGGTGAGATTCCAAGTTCCCTTCCACCTCCTCCATTTGGCGAGTTGGAGGATGTTTACTATGCTGGAGGTCTCAACCCCATATCATTTCAG ATACCAAAGCTTGTCTATCAGGATATTATGCAAAGCTCTGAGACTCTCAGTTCAGCTGTTGGTCGTGGTGTCTCTAGAGAAACCTTTCAgaaacattttaatatttttgaaccAGAAAATGTCCATCGATCTATTTTCTCAGAAGAAACAAATGTTGAAAGTGGAAACTTTGGTTTTACCCATTTGATGGATTTGTCTCCGCAAGAGGTGGCATTTTTGGCCACTGGTTCTTTCATGGAGCGACTGTTATTTTCTATGATGAAATGGGAAAAAAATGTCTTTGACGAAGTTGGAGACTTTCTTACAGAATACATTGTAGATGATCCTGAATGTAATTTCCTCGAAAAAGGTAAAGTGAGAGCTGTTACAAGAATGTTATTGCTACCATCCAGATCTGAGACCAAGTTTCTTCAGAAAAGGTTTGCAACCGGGCCCTCCCATGCCCCTTTCGAGGGCTTGGTAGTCTTACATCAGGATAGGCTTTTATCTAACGCAAGACTTCTTCATTCAGCATACACATACATCCCACCAACAAGAGCTCCCCCT ATTGATGCTCATTGCTCTGATAGAAACTTCTCCTATAAAAAGATTGAAGAATTACATGATCCTTGGGTTAAGAGGTTTTTTGTTGGATTTGCACGTACATCTGAATGTAATGGGCCTAGAAAGCCcaatcaccatcatcatcattatttaATTCAAGAGATCGATTCTGAATTACCTGTTTCACAGCCTGCTCTGCAGTTAACTCACAGTATTTTTGGCTCCACACCACCTATGCGAAATTTTGACCCAGCAAAGTTGCTCACT GACTCTGGGAAACTTCAAACACTTGATATATTACTGAAACGCTTACGCGCCGGAAATCATCGTGTTCTCTTGTTTGCTCAGATGACTAAGATGCTGAATATTTTGGAG GACTATATGAACTACAGAAAATACAAGTATTTTAGACTTGATGGGTCATCTACAATTCAGGATCGCAGAGACATGGTCAAAGACTTCCAACAAAG GAGCGATATTTTTGTGTTCTTACTGAGTACAAGAGCTGGTGGATTGGGTATCAACTTGACAGCTGCTGACACGGTCATATTTTATGAGAGTGATTGGAATCCGACATTGGATCTTCAAGCAATGGATAGAGCTCATCGTTTGGGTCAGACAAGAGAT GTTACAGTTTATCGACTTATATGTAAAGAGACTGTTGAAGAGAAGATTCTTCTTAGAGCAAGTCAAAAAAGTACCGTACAGAACCTTGTTATGACTGGTGGTTCTGTTGGCGGTGATCTTTTAGCTCCTGAGGATGTTGTATCTTTGCTTTTGGATGATGTCCAATTGCAACAAAAATTTAAGGAAATCCCTCTCCAG GTAAAGGATAGGCAAAAGAGAAAACAATCAATGAAGGGCATTCGAGTAAGCGAAGATGGTGATGCATCTCTGGAAGATTTGACAAACTCTGTAGCTCAGAATATTGCAGATAATGATGCTTTTGTGGAGCCGGATGGGATAAAGTCCAGTAATAAAAAG AGAAAAGCAACTTCAGACAAGCAAACTTCAAGATCAAAGAATTCTAAAAAGATGAGTGAACTTGGCAATATGCCTATAAATGAACCGGATGATGTCCATCTAAATAATGATTCAGCAGGCCAGAAACCAAAGAGACCAAAGCGGACAAAGAAGAATGTAAATGAAAAGCATGAAGAAGTTTTTATTGGGACAGCCACCATTTTACCAGAGCAGACCCAATTTCCTCCTTCACAGGATTTCAGTTTTGGAGGTTCTAAAGCAGAGACAGTTCAAGACTCATGA
- the LOC123902239 gene encoding histone H3.3-like, which translates to MARTKQTARKSTGGKAPRKQLATKAARKSAPTTGGVKKPHRYRPGTVALREIRKYQKSTELLIRKLPFQRLVREIAQDFKTDLRFQSHAVLALQEAAEAYLVGLFEDTNLCAIHAKRVTIMPKDVQLARRIRGERA; encoded by the coding sequence ATGGCTCGTACTAAGCAAACCGCTCGCAAATCCACCGGTGGCAAGGCTCCAAGGAAGCAACTCGCCACCAAAGCTGCTAGAAAATCTGCTCCTACTACTGGTGGAGTCAAGAAGCCACATCGTTATCGTCCTGGAACCGTTGCTCTTCGTGAGATTCGTAAATACCAGAAGAGTACCGAACTTTTGATCCGTAAGCTTCCTTTCCAGCGTCTTGTTCGTGAGATTGCTCAAGATTTCAAGACTGATCTGCGATTCCAGAGCCATGCTGTTCTTGCTCTTCAGGAAGCTGCTGAGGCTTATTTGGTTGGATTGTTTGAGGATACCAATTTGTGCGCAATTCATGCTAAGAGGGTGACGATCATGCCGAAAGATGTTCAACTTGCACGCCGTATTCGTGGTGAACGCGCTTAG